A window of Terriglobia bacterium genomic DNA:
CTAAGTGCTTCCTTTACCACATAATGCATTGCCCAGTTCGCGAACGGGGCAATTTATTGCACCTTGATCCGGGCTTATCGTGAAAATCATTGTCATAAAGATCTGATTTGCCGAGAATTGATCACTTCGCGAAACGTCCAGCACTTCGCCGCCACTTTGGGTTCGCGAGGCATGATTTCATTGCCATTACACAATGAGCGGTTCCTCGAGATCAATCGGTTTCTTGGTGCCATGATGCTCAAAGGTCACATCGGCGTCCAGGAAGTAAAATCGCAAGGAATCCTCTTTCTCGTTGATCTCCTCTAGAAGTCGAGCCCTCAACAGCACCCAGTTCTTCGCATCCACCTTGCATTCAAAGACCGAGTTCTGGACCCGCAGACCATAGTCCTTGCATGCCTGGGCGACCCGGCGCAACCGTCGCCGACCGGCTTTTTCAACCGTGGAGACATCGTACGTAATTAGGATAAACATTATCGGTCTGAGTTCGTTGTTTACAGCTTCCCTTCTTGGGTCGCCCGGCGCGGTTTCGTAGGGGCGCACTGCTGTGCGCCCCTACCAGCAATAAAACACATTGCTGCTGGTCCGGCGGGCTCACCGCAACACACACGGCAGATACTCCGGAATATCGCCCCGCAGATGGCGGGCCAGGATCCGGGCCTGAATAAGCATCAACTGTCCAATCCGGCACTGCTGTTCCAGGACCGGATGTTGCACGGTTTCCTGTTTTCGTGTCTGATATCCCGTAATGACGGCCTTTCGCCCGGTTGGGCTAAACTCCACCGCGCCGCCTTCACGCGGAGCAAAATCCTTCGGACCGATCTGTTTTCGATTGATCATGGTGATGGCCAACCGGTCGGCGAGAAGGGGGCGGAATTCCTCCATCAGATCGAGGGCCAGGGAAGGACGATTAGGCCGCTCTGCGTGGAGATAGCCGACAAACGGATCGAGTCCGGTGGCCGTCAGGGCGGCAATGCAGTCGTGGCGCACGAGGGCATACAGAAAAGAGAGCAGGCAGTTGACGGCGTCCCGGGGTGGGCGGCGGCTGCGCACGCGAAACGAAAAATCGTCCCGCTGTTGCCGCAAGTGGAAATCGAAGACCCCAAAATAGACATTGGCCCCCTGCCCTTCCATTCCCCGAATCTCATCGAGGTCTCCCACGTGCTCCAGCATGCGCAGCAACGACGCCAGGTCGGTGGCACAAGACTGCAGCCGATCTCGTTCTTCTGTTGCTGTCGTTTCCCGGGCAGAGCGCAACACACTCTGGCGTGAATTTTGCAGCTTGCCGGCGACGCATTGACGCGCAATCAGCGCCGAAGCCCGTCGATCATCCGCCACGCGGTACTGGGCGCGACGCAACAGCACGCTGGTGTTCGGCACCCCTTCCCAGCGGCCGATGAAGTAGCCGTTTTCGCTGAAGTAATTGATTGGCACCCCGTGCTCCCAGCACAACTCCGCGGCGGGAGGGCTCATCAGGCTGTGTCCGAAAATGCAGACCGATTCCAGGTGATGGATTGGAACCGCCAACTTCAATTCCTTCTCCACCTCTATTTTCAGAGTAAGGTGATCTCGGGAGACATAGGCCCCTTGAGTCGTGAGGTAAAGTGTGTTCTGTTTGATTTCCATAGTGTTCTCAACTCCGGCCTGAGATCCGTCCCAGCATTGCTCTGGTAGCCGGGATGAATCGGTCCGCCGGCTTTTTGGCGGACCGATTCATCCCGGGTTGTTCCGTGGGACCGCCAAGAGCCCGCGGTGGGGAAAGCATCCATCGCGGCTACCCGAGCTGGTCAACTGCGCAATTCTTGCCGACAAAACAGGGCCTTGCAGAATTGCCAAGCAGAGAAGCTCGGTTCCCACGTGCGGAATCACTCCGACCACAGAGCGCGTCGAAACTGTTCCTGCTCTTTGTGGCTCTGTGCTCGGGTGATTTCGGGAAGGCACACTCCGCGCAGCGAGCATCCCTCACAGTGCGGCAGCAACACCGCTGGGGGCACCCGGCCTTCCGCCAGCATCTTGCGCACACATTCGATGACGTAAACCGTTTCCGTCCTCAACCGGCCATCAAAAATGACATCACGCCGGCGCTTGCTTGCGGCGTGATAAATAAATCCTTGGGGCACCTCCACGCTGAACATTTCTTCGAGGCAAAGACCCTGGGCACAAAGTTGGATATCGTCGTTTTCGAAGGGCCGCTTCTTCCCTTTCTTGTATTCGACGGGAGTTGGCTTCCCGTCTCGCATCTCAACAATGTCCGCCTTGCCGACCAGGCCGTAGCGATTGGAAAAGAGCGGCAACGCCCGCAGCAACGTCACCGTGTTCTCGGTCTCGTAACCCGGGGCGTCGGTGTGCTCGTGCAGCAGCGTACCGAGGGCGGTGTGCTCATTGTCTCCGCGTAGACCCTCGATCAGTTTCAAGCCGGCACGCCTCGGACAAAAGGCGTAGTCGTTGAGCAGGGAGAGCGGGAAAGCCTCCGCCTGGTTTGGAACTTCCGAATTTGGGTTCTGCAATGTTATCACAGGGCTTCAAATCCGACTTGGCAAGCCATAAATCTGGCCTGACCGGCTACCGTTCTCAGCAAGTTGATGAAGGTTCAGCAATCCCCAGCTTTCACGAAAAGCAGAGCAGAGGGAGAAGGCCAAGGCGACCTTCCTATACGTTGTCAACTTCTTCTGCATTTACCGGAATGTTATTCAACAATGTGTGGAATATGACTTTCGGGAAACCGGCAACGTACTCGCCGTTCTTCGGCAGCGACGCAAAGCAATAATCCGTGACATTCCGGGGAATCACGTTGTTGTCGACCCGATTTGGCTTGGGGATAAGTTGGAACAATTGGTGAGATGGGGCGTTGCCCAACGAGTCGGTGTGCTCGAACACAAAGAGCGCTTGCGCGTGCATCTCGCCTCGGCTCGCGGAATGGTCGAACTCAAACATGTTCGCCAGGGCGCGATACAAAACTGCGAGATCGGCTGCCTTGAAGCCGGTTCCGCTGGTTTTGTTCAGGTCTTGAGACGCGAGGAAAGGATTGTAGAATCCGTGTAGCCGATACAGGCCGTAGTTGACCAGCGCCTTTCGCCCCATCTCCGTTTGCTTGCGCTCAAAATCTTCCTGGGTAGTGATCGCGATCCGGGTGATTGAGCAGTCCACTTGGAAAATGGGGTCAATTGAACGACTGAATCCGATCTGAATCGGCCCGCGGACCTGACCGGCGTTCGCGCCCGTGGACATGACCGCGCCAAAGCTGCGGATGTCATAGAAGTTGTCCATCATCCATTTCTTGGCGTGCTCCCGTTCCTCCCGGTTCCGCTCAATTTCCTTCTCCTTGCCAGTCTTCGGGTCGGCTTCCTTCTTTGCTCGGGGCTCCGCCTTGGCAATGAGGCTGTTCAGCGCCTCCGTGTTCTGGATAAAAATCCGGTACGGTGATTGGTTGTCCGCCCACATCTGGATCGTGTTGCGGATTTTTCGCTTGATGCAGACGTCGGTTACGAGCCCATGTTGGGTTTCGGGATCAATTCGCGGCAGGTTGCCAGCATCCGGGTCGCCGTTCGGGTTGCAGTCAAGCGCGTCAAAGAAGAATACGAACTCTTGGCGCCCGTTGACGGTTCTTGCGCCGAGCTGATCGAGCGTGTCGAGGTAAGCGTGTTTTGGCGTGTCCGGTTTTTTCATAATCTCCACCATTTGTAGTTTAAGGTTGTTTGATATTCACTTTCACTGAACAGCAGGCGCTTCTGACCCTTCCTCGTTCGGCAGATCAGCCAGCAGGGAAATGTCGAAGCGTGCCCGGTTCACGAAGTCTTCCAAGGCTTCCAATTCCTTTTTGTTCTCGTCAGGAAGCTCGCCCTTCTTTTGCTGCTTTTTGAGCTTCGCGTACCGCGAGACGAGAAAGAAGTATTGGCGCTGGTGGTGAAAGCCAAGAATGAATATTCCTGCCTTCTGGGGAGTCAGTGTCGGGGGATATGATTTGAGCTTGCTCAGGATTTCATCCAGCAGCTTTTCGAGCTGCTGGAACTTCGGGGGCAAATCCCGTTTGAGTTTGTTCAGGTGATGGCGGGAATTCCGATAAACGACCGGCAACACGCTGCAGGGCGCTGAGGATGCACTGCTCATGTAGCGGTCTGCCACAGTGGATTTGTGCTCGCTGTTGGACCATCGCATTGCGTCGTCGCAGACAGCGAGTAGGCGTCCGCAGTGGTATTCGGGTTCTCTTCGGTCCACGTCGAGACCGACATCAAATGGTTGTTCGTTGTTTTTCATAAGGCGATTCACCGTAAGGCGCAGTAGCGCCATCCGTTCTGGTTTGAGTTTGTAATCAGGTTCCAATTTGCCGGCAGCCCTTGCAGCAGCCGCGGCTTGTTCGTCTTTTAATGTTTGCGGGATGATCCGGACCCGATTGATGACCATTTGTAACACGGGCGGCGGGACCGACTTTCCCAAGAAGGCGCCTAGAAACAAACCGGTGGAAACAACCGGCGGAAACTTCCACTCGTCGCCGGGCTGATCAGGCTGCCGCACGGTCATCCGGCAAAGGCGGATGAGAGATAGCGGTTTGTAGTTCGGCCCGTACTCCCCGAAGCGATCTCTCAGGCCATCAAACCACGCCACCAGATTCTGCACGATATCCTTAATGTTGGTTTCGCTCCAGTACCGTATCAACGTGCGTAGCTTGCTGGAGCGCGAGAATCCGAGGATGTAGAACTTCCGCTCGGCGATCTCTCTGGGCAGTCCGCGCTGAACGCTTTGGAGAAGTTCCTTCACTGATTGAGGATCGGCTGTGCTGATTTTTCCAAAGTCGAACTCCGTCGGCTCTCTCGACCAGAAAGTGAACATCACCGGGGCAACGCTTTCTGGTTCGCCCGGTTTCGGTTTTCCATCGCGCAGAAGATAATGCGTGGCGGGATTCCTCAGAAGCACCTCGATCCCCCGAATAGCGGACTTCATGCATTCAAAACAAAGCGATGCGTTTTCACCGTCCTCGAACCCGTAGGAATGAAATGCATCCTTGCCGTAACAAATTAGATAGGTCTTTCCGCCGGGAAGCCCATCGAATTGGTCGAACGTAGGCACTGCAGGTTTCAGTTCTCCGCAGCAAATACAGGGCGGCTCGTTGCCTGCTTCTCCTGGCTTCTGCCGCTCCGCGTTGATAGCCACAAAGTGGCGACTCCAGAAGACACGCACATTTGTGCAGGCTTGGAAAACCGGCAGCAAGTTGTCTTCCGCAA
This region includes:
- the cas2 gene encoding CRISPR-associated endonuclease Cas2; protein product: MFILITYDVSTVEKAGRRRLRRVAQACKDYGLRVQNSVFECKVDAKNWVLLRARLLEEINEKEDSLRFYFLDADVTFEHHGTKKPIDLEEPLIV
- the cas1c gene encoding type I-C CRISPR-associated endonuclease Cas1c, encoding MKQNTLYLTTQGAYVSRDHLTLKIEVEKELKLAVPIHHLESVCIFGHSLMSPPAAELCWEHGVPINYFSENGYFIGRWEGVPNTSVLLRRAQYRVADDRRASALIARQCVAGKLQNSRQSVLRSARETTATEERDRLQSCATDLASLLRMLEHVGDLDEIRGMEGQGANVYFGVFDFHLRQQRDDFSFRVRSRRPPRDAVNCLLSFLYALVRHDCIAALTATGLDPFVGYLHAERPNRPSLALDLMEEFRPLLADRLAITMINRKQIGPKDFAPREGGAVEFSPTGRKAVITGYQTRKQETVQHPVLEQQCRIGQLMLIQARILARHLRGDIPEYLPCVLR
- the cas4 gene encoding CRISPR-associated protein Cas4 — encoded protein: MITLQNPNSEVPNQAEAFPLSLLNDYAFCPRRAGLKLIEGLRGDNEHTALGTLLHEHTDAPGYETENTVTLLRALPLFSNRYGLVGKADIVEMRDGKPTPVEYKKGKKRPFENDDIQLCAQGLCLEEMFSVEVPQGFIYHAASKRRRDVIFDGRLRTETVYVIECVRKMLAEGRVPPAVLLPHCEGCSLRGVCLPEITRAQSHKEQEQFRRALWSE
- the cas7c gene encoding type I-C CRISPR-associated protein Cas7/Csd2, yielding MKKPDTPKHAYLDTLDQLGARTVNGRQEFVFFFDALDCNPNGDPDAGNLPRIDPETQHGLVTDVCIKRKIRNTIQMWADNQSPYRIFIQNTEALNSLIAKAEPRAKKEADPKTGKEKEIERNREEREHAKKWMMDNFYDIRSFGAVMSTGANAGQVRGPIQIGFSRSIDPIFQVDCSITRIAITTQEDFERKQTEMGRKALVNYGLYRLHGFYNPFLASQDLNKTSGTGFKAADLAVLYRALANMFEFDHSASRGEMHAQALFVFEHTDSLGNAPSHQLFQLIPKPNRVDNNVIPRNVTDYCFASLPKNGEYVAGFPKVIFHTLLNNIPVNAEEVDNV
- a CDS encoding type I-C CRISPR-associated protein Cas8c/Csd1, which encodes MILQALKEYGDSVKPAAEQGIVADAFDDNVTIHWLLEIDGGGNFVNLHYRGVEQRDEKGKKKPDRFAPLHRVPKEVINSRSSGGNPQFLTDNLEYYFGISDSKLGSKNRDSHVARVKEFADAFPNDWRAQAIKKFFDNLAAGKIQVVWDGNPSRGAGKLVVKVDTTERRFAVKKPKDRIAVCLAEDNLLPVFQACTNVRVFWSRHFVAINAERQKPGEAGNEPPCICCGELKPAVPTFDQFDGLPGGKTYLICYGKDAFHSYGFEDGENASLCFECMKSAIRGIEVLLRNPATHYLLRDGKPKPGEPESVAPVMFTFWSREPTEFDFGKISTADPQSVKELLQSVQRGLPREIAERKFYILGFSRSSKLRTLIRYWSETNIKDIVQNLVAWFDGLRDRFGEYGPNYKPLSLIRLCRMTVRQPDQPGDEWKFPPVVSTGLFLGAFLGKSVPPPVLQMVINRVRIIPQTLKDEQAAAAARAAGKLEPDYKLKPERMALLRLTVNRLMKNNEQPFDVGLDVDRREPEYHCGRLLAVCDDAMRWSNSEHKSTVADRYMSSASSAPCSVLPVVYRNSRHHLNKLKRDLPPKFQQLEKLLDEILSKLKSYPPTLTPQKAGIFILGFHHQRQYFFLVSRYAKLKKQQKKGELPDENKKELEALEDFVNRARFDISLLADLPNEEGSEAPAVQ